From Bordetella flabilis, the proteins below share one genomic window:
- the lepA gene encoding translation elongation factor 4: MQHIRNFSIIAHIDHGKSTLADRLIQRCGGLADREMSAQVLDSMDIERERGITIKAQTAALQYKAQDGQVYNLNLIDTPGHVDFSYEVSRSLSACEGALLVVDASQGVEAQTVANCYTAIELGVEVLPVLNKMDLPQADPEGARQEIEDVIGIDASRAIAASAKTGMGIDDILETIVAHVPPPKGSPAQPLQALIIDSWFDNYVGVVMLVRIVNGVLKPKDKILLMASGATHLCEQVGVFTPKSVPRQLLSAGEVGFVIAGIKELAHAKVGDTVTLVGQPAAQALPGFKEVKPQVFAGLYPVESSEYDQLRDSLEKLKLNDAALMFEPEVSQALGFGFRCGFLGLLHMEIVQERLEREFDMDIITTAPSVVYEVEQRDGVVLSIESPSRMPEVGKIAEIREPIVKVTLFMPQEYVGPVMTLCNNKRGAQVNMSYHGRQVHLVYEIPLAEIVLDFFDKLKSVSRGYASMDYEFLEYRTADVVRVDLLINGDKVDALSMIVHRSNARYRAREVVSRMRGLIPRQMFDVAIQAAIGAEVIARENVKALRKNVLAKCYGGDITRKKKLLEKQKAGKKRMKQVGSVEIPQEAFLAILQVEDK; this comes from the coding sequence ATGCAGCATATCCGTAACTTTTCGATCATCGCCCATATCGATCATGGCAAGTCGACCCTGGCCGACCGCCTGATCCAGCGCTGCGGAGGGTTGGCGGATCGCGAGATGTCGGCCCAGGTCCTCGATTCCATGGATATCGAGCGCGAGCGCGGCATCACCATCAAGGCGCAGACTGCCGCGCTGCAATACAAGGCCCAGGACGGCCAGGTCTATAACCTGAACCTCATCGATACCCCGGGCCACGTGGACTTTTCCTACGAGGTCAGCCGTTCGCTGTCGGCATGCGAAGGCGCCTTGCTGGTGGTGGATGCCTCGCAAGGCGTGGAGGCGCAGACGGTGGCCAACTGCTATACGGCCATCGAACTGGGCGTCGAGGTCCTGCCTGTTCTGAATAAGATGGACCTGCCGCAGGCCGATCCGGAGGGCGCGCGGCAGGAGATCGAGGACGTGATCGGTATCGATGCTTCGCGCGCCATCGCGGCGAGCGCGAAAACCGGCATGGGCATCGACGACATCCTGGAAACCATCGTGGCCCACGTGCCGCCTCCCAAGGGCAGCCCGGCCCAGCCGCTGCAGGCGCTCATCATCGATTCATGGTTCGACAACTACGTCGGCGTGGTCATGCTGGTGCGCATCGTCAATGGCGTGCTCAAGCCCAAGGACAAGATTCTGCTGATGGCTTCCGGCGCCACGCACTTGTGCGAACAGGTCGGCGTGTTCACGCCCAAGTCCGTGCCGCGCCAGCTTTTGAGCGCGGGGGAAGTGGGCTTTGTCATCGCCGGCATCAAGGAACTTGCGCACGCCAAGGTCGGCGACACGGTCACCCTGGTCGGCCAGCCCGCGGCGCAGGCGCTGCCCGGCTTCAAGGAGGTCAAGCCTCAGGTGTTCGCCGGCTTGTACCCCGTGGAAAGCAGCGAATACGACCAGCTGCGCGACTCGCTGGAAAAGCTCAAGCTCAACGATGCCGCGCTGATGTTCGAGCCGGAAGTGTCGCAGGCGCTTGGCTTCGGTTTCCGTTGCGGCTTCCTGGGCCTGCTGCACATGGAGATCGTGCAGGAGCGCCTGGAGCGCGAATTCGACATGGACATCATCACCACCGCGCCTTCGGTGGTGTACGAGGTCGAGCAACGCGATGGCGTGGTCCTGAGCATCGAAAGTCCTTCGCGCATGCCGGAAGTCGGCAAGATCGCCGAAATCCGCGAGCCCATCGTGAAGGTCACGCTGTTCATGCCGCAGGAATACGTCGGCCCGGTCATGACCCTGTGCAACAACAAGCGGGGCGCACAGGTGAACATGAGCTATCACGGACGCCAGGTGCACCTGGTGTACGAGATCCCGCTGGCCGAGATCGTGCTGGATTTCTTCGACAAGCTGAAGTCCGTCTCGCGCGGTTATGCGTCCATGGATTATGAATTCCTGGAATACCGCACGGCCGACGTGGTGCGGGTGGACCTGCTGATCAACGGCGACAAGGTCGATGCCTTGTCCATGATCGTCCACCGCAGCAACGCGCGGTATCGCGCCCGCGAAGTCGTGAGCCGCATGCGCGGGCTGATCCCGCGGCAGATGTTCGACGTGGCCATCCAGGCCGCCATCGGGGCCGAAGTCATCGCGCGCGAAAACGTGAAGGCGCTGCGCAAGAATGTGCTCGCCAAGTGCTATGGCGGCGACATCACGCGCAAGAAGAAATTGCTGGAAAAGCAAAAGGCCGGCAAAAAACGCATGAAGCAGGTCGGCAGCGTCGAAATTCCGCAAGAAGCCTTCCTGGCCATCCTGCAAGTGGAAGATAAATAA
- a CDS encoding DNA polymerase III subunit chi — protein MARIDFAFGAPDRLRTACQVARKQYLAGQPLVVYCTDPVRLNAFDRMLWAFDDISFVPHVLATDPLAPETPVVLTAADPAPLADRAPSATAGRPPAWLLNLDDACPPNYQAFARILEIVSADGDDRQPARQRWRDYQAQGETPHSHAIGAKPAD, from the coding sequence ATGGCCCGTATCGACTTCGCCTTCGGCGCCCCGGACCGGTTGCGCACGGCCTGCCAGGTAGCGCGCAAGCAATACCTGGCCGGGCAGCCACTGGTGGTGTATTGCACCGATCCCGTGCGGCTCAACGCCTTCGACCGCATGCTCTGGGCCTTCGACGACATCTCCTTCGTGCCGCATGTCCTGGCCACGGACCCGCTGGCGCCGGAAACGCCGGTCGTCCTGACCGCCGCGGATCCCGCGCCACTGGCGGACCGGGCGCCATCGGCCACGGCCGGGCGCCCGCCCGCCTGGCTGCTGAACCTCGACGATGCCTGTCCGCCCAATTACCAGGCCTTCGCGCGCATACTGGAGATCGTCTCCGCCGACGGCGACGACCGCCAGCCGGCCCGCCAGCGCTGGCGCGATTACCAGGCGCAGGGAGAAACGCCCCACAGCCACGCGATTGGCGCCAAGCCCGCAGACTGA
- a CDS encoding aldo/keto reductase codes for MPSRRRFLQYAPLAALTPAWMLDPAHAAQGPMHRRPIPGSGDTLPVVGLGTADTFDVSPKDAAALAPLHEVLQNLLASAGKNAVIDTAPSYGEAEAVTGELLARARARDGVFLASKIGTTGRDAGMRQVRNSLALLRTPRLDLIQVHNLVDTATQLALLRELKQEGLTRYIGITHYTASAHEELTALVEREKLDFVQINLSVTARGAEKRLLPACQAHGVAVLINRPFQDGSLFRQVRGKPLPEWASELDCGSWAQIFLKFIIGHPAVTAVIPATSKPRNMADNLLAGYGRLPDAAMRERIAALFA; via the coding sequence ATGCCCAGCCGACGACGCTTTCTGCAGTATGCCCCGCTAGCCGCACTGACGCCCGCCTGGATGCTGGATCCCGCGCACGCCGCGCAGGGTCCCATGCACCGGCGCCCCATCCCGGGCAGCGGGGATACCTTGCCCGTGGTTGGACTGGGCACGGCGGATACCTTCGATGTCTCGCCGAAGGATGCCGCCGCGCTCGCGCCCCTGCACGAAGTCCTGCAAAACCTGTTGGCGTCGGCCGGGAAGAACGCGGTCATCGATACCGCGCCCAGCTACGGCGAAGCCGAAGCCGTTACCGGCGAGCTGCTGGCCCGGGCCCGGGCCCGCGACGGCGTGTTCCTGGCAAGCAAGATCGGCACGACGGGGCGCGATGCCGGGATGCGGCAGGTCCGCAACTCGCTGGCCCTGCTGCGCACGCCCAGGCTCGACCTGATCCAGGTACACAACCTGGTGGACACGGCTACGCAACTGGCCCTTCTGCGCGAGCTCAAGCAGGAGGGCCTGACCCGCTATATCGGGATCACGCACTACACCGCGTCCGCGCATGAAGAGCTGACTGCCCTGGTCGAGCGCGAGAAGCTGGATTTCGTCCAGATCAACCTGTCCGTCACGGCCCGCGGTGCGGAAAAGCGGCTGTTGCCCGCCTGCCAGGCGCACGGCGTGGCGGTACTCATCAACCGCCCTTTCCAGGATGGATCGCTGTTTCGCCAGGTCAGGGGCAAGCCGCTGCCGGAATGGGCGTCCGAGCTCGATTGCGGCTCATGGGCCCAGATCTTCCTGAAGTTCATCATCGGCCACCCCGCCGTCACCGCAGTGATTCCGGCCACGTCCAAGCCGCGCAACATGGCGGACAATCTGCTGGCGGGCTACGGGCGCCTTCCCGACGCCGCCATGCGCGAGCGTATTGCCGCCCTGTTCGCCTGA
- a CDS encoding Bax inhibitor-1/YccA family protein has protein sequence MNDYRPSPFNRAGAYAGAPGEVVRNRVLRNTYWLLALSLIPTVLGAAVGLYTGINRVMGASPGMSAIVFLLGAFGLMFAIERNKESSLGVVLLLAFTFFMGLMLSRLLGFVMGLGNGSQLIMIAFGGTAVVFGAMATMATTIKRDLSNMQKWLFTGAIVILVAALANIFLQLPALMLTISVLAIVIFSAFMLVDLQRVVNGGETNYVSATLAIYLDVYNVFSNLLMLLSVFSGGNRN, from the coding sequence ATGAACGATTATCGTCCTTCCCCCTTCAACCGCGCGGGCGCTTACGCCGGCGCGCCGGGCGAAGTGGTCCGGAATCGCGTCCTGCGCAATACCTACTGGCTGCTCGCCCTGTCGCTCATCCCCACGGTCCTGGGCGCGGCTGTCGGCCTGTACACCGGCATCAACCGCGTCATGGGCGCCAGCCCGGGCATGTCGGCCATCGTCTTCCTGCTGGGTGCTTTCGGCCTGATGTTCGCCATCGAGCGGAACAAGGAATCCAGCCTGGGCGTGGTACTGCTGCTGGCCTTCACCTTCTTCATGGGGCTGATGCTGTCGCGCCTGCTGGGCTTCGTCATGGGGCTGGGCAATGGCTCGCAGCTCATCATGATTGCCTTTGGCGGCACGGCGGTGGTTTTCGGCGCGATGGCGACAATGGCCACGACGATAAAGCGCGACCTGTCCAACATGCAGAAGTGGCTGTTCACCGGCGCCATCGTCATCCTGGTCGCCGCGCTGGCCAACATCTTCCTGCAGTTGCCCGCCCTGATGCTGACCATCTCCGTGCTGGCCATCGTCATTTTTTCGGCCTTCATGCTGGTGGACCTGCAGCGCGTGGTCAACGGCGGTGAAACGAACTACGTTTCCGCCACCCTGGCCATCTACCTGGACGTCTACAACGTGTTCTCGAACCTGCTGATGCTGCTCAGCGTGTTCAGCGGCGGCAACCGGAACTAG
- a CDS encoding NTP/NDP exchange transporter: MADTPPLATPSRLSIEGLRRALNIQPGEGLAALCGFGFFFCLFTGYFTLRPIRETLGIAAGVDKLQWLFTATFLVMLAAVPCFGWLARRVPRASFVTWAYAFFAATLVGFSAWLHQQPGNAWGARAFYVWLSVFNLFVVSVAWSLMADVFRTGQAKRLFAFIAAGASTGGLAGPVLGAALAGVLGTSGLILLSAILLGLTLPLKSWLMRWRAHSGAGAPDRGAEADTDAPGADSPGRPIGGGILAGATRTFTSPLLLGVAAFVILLATASTFLYMEQARLVADTFTSSTERIRVFSALDFTVQALSMLAQLFLTGRLAQRFGVTFLLTSVPVVICAGFLVLAVAPTFAVLAVVMVLRRVGEYALVRPGREMVFTTVDAEAKYKAKNFIDTVVYRAGDAASAWVKTGVDALGHGVGLVALVGAVCAMLWAACGYALGRRTDARRPRHA, from the coding sequence ATGGCCGATACCCCGCCCCTTGCCACGCCCAGCCGCCTCTCTATCGAAGGCCTGCGCCGCGCGCTGAACATACAGCCGGGCGAAGGCCTGGCGGCCCTCTGCGGCTTCGGTTTCTTCTTCTGCCTGTTCACCGGGTATTTCACCCTGCGGCCGATCCGCGAAACGCTGGGCATCGCGGCGGGCGTGGATAAGCTGCAATGGCTGTTTACCGCCACCTTTCTGGTCATGCTGGCGGCCGTGCCCTGCTTTGGCTGGCTGGCGCGGCGCGTACCGCGCGCCAGTTTCGTCACCTGGGCGTACGCCTTCTTTGCCGCGACCCTGGTCGGATTCTCCGCGTGGCTGCACCAGCAACCCGGTAATGCGTGGGGCGCCCGGGCGTTTTATGTGTGGCTGTCCGTCTTCAACCTCTTCGTGGTTTCGGTGGCCTGGAGCCTGATGGCCGATGTCTTCCGCACGGGGCAGGCGAAGCGCCTGTTCGCATTCATTGCGGCCGGCGCGAGCACCGGCGGCCTGGCGGGACCGGTCCTCGGCGCCGCGCTGGCCGGCGTCCTGGGAACGTCGGGGCTGATCCTGCTGTCGGCGATCCTGCTGGGGCTGACCCTGCCGCTGAAGTCCTGGCTGATGCGGTGGCGCGCACACAGCGGTGCCGGCGCGCCAGACCGCGGCGCGGAGGCGGACACCGATGCCCCGGGGGCCGACTCCCCCGGGCGCCCCATCGGCGGGGGGATCCTGGCGGGCGCCACGCGCACGTTTACCTCGCCCTTGCTGCTTGGTGTCGCTGCCTTCGTCATCCTGCTGGCGACCGCCAGCACCTTCCTCTACATGGAACAGGCGCGGCTGGTCGCCGACACCTTCACGTCGTCCACCGAGCGCATCCGGGTCTTCAGCGCCCTGGACTTCACCGTGCAGGCCCTTTCCATGCTGGCCCAACTGTTTCTTACCGGACGGTTGGCGCAACGGTTCGGCGTCACTTTCCTGCTGACCTCCGTCCCGGTGGTCATCTGCGCGGGTTTCCTGGTGCTGGCCGTGGCGCCGACCTTTGCCGTGCTGGCGGTGGTCATGGTGCTGCGCCGGGTGGGGGAATATGCGCTGGTCCGGCCCGGGCGGGAAATGGTCTTCACCACGGTCGACGCCGAAGCCAAGTACAAGGCCAAGAACTTCATCGATACAGTGGTCTACCGGGCGGGCGACGCCGCCAGCGCCTGGGTCAAGACCGGCGTCGACGCACTGGGCCACGGTGTCGGCCTGGTCGCCCTGGTGGGCGCCGTATGCGCCATGCTGTGGGCGGCGTGCGGCTATGCGTTGGGCAGGCGCACCGACGCGCGCCGACCCCGGCATGCTTGA
- the era gene encoding GTPase Era, whose protein sequence is MTQAPSRCGFVAIVGRPNVGKSTLNNALIGSKISIVSRKAQTTRHRIHGVLTRGQDQFIFVDTPGFQTRHGGTMNRMMNRVVTQALADVDVVVHVVEAGKWSEGDAKLLPLLPAAERTILAVNKVDAMKDRDTLFPYVAKVTALHEYGAVVPVSAARNRQLDDLLDEVAKRLPEGEHMFEPDTLTDRPMRFIAAELVREKIFRLVGDELPYGCTVVIEQWEENDKGARVAACVIVERDSHKPILLGAGGQHMKRIATEARQEIAKMLDKPVHLEVYIKVRKGWSDREDALRDLGYE, encoded by the coding sequence ATGACCCAAGCTCCTTCCCGATGCGGCTTCGTCGCCATCGTGGGCCGCCCCAATGTGGGCAAGTCCACGCTGAACAACGCGCTGATCGGCAGCAAGATTTCCATCGTCTCGCGCAAGGCGCAAACGACGCGGCACCGCATCCACGGCGTGCTCACCCGCGGCCAGGACCAGTTCATCTTCGTCGACACGCCCGGCTTCCAGACGCGCCATGGCGGCACCATGAATCGCATGATGAACCGTGTCGTGACGCAGGCGCTGGCCGATGTCGATGTCGTCGTGCATGTGGTCGAGGCAGGGAAGTGGTCCGAAGGCGATGCCAAGCTGCTGCCCTTGTTGCCGGCTGCCGAGCGCACCATCCTGGCGGTGAACAAGGTCGACGCCATGAAGGACCGGGACACCCTGTTCCCCTATGTGGCCAAGGTCACCGCGCTGCATGAATATGGTGCCGTCGTTCCCGTCAGCGCGGCGCGCAACCGGCAACTGGACGACCTGCTCGACGAGGTCGCCAAACGGCTGCCCGAGGGCGAGCATATGTTCGAGCCGGATACCCTCACGGACCGGCCCATGCGTTTCATCGCGGCCGAACTGGTCCGCGAGAAAATCTTCCGGCTGGTGGGCGACGAACTGCCTTACGGCTGCACCGTCGTCATCGAGCAATGGGAAGAAAACGACAAGGGTGCGCGGGTCGCGGCCTGCGTCATCGTCGAGCGCGATAGCCACAAGCCCATCCTGCTGGGCGCCGGTGGCCAGCATATGAAACGCATCGCCACGGAAGCACGCCAGGAAATCGCCAAGATGCTGGACAAGCCGGTGCACCTGGAGGTGTACATCAAGGTGCGTAAAGGCTGGTCCGATCGCGAAGACGCGTTGCGCGACCTGGGTTATGAGTAA
- the rnc gene encoding ribonuclease III, with protein sequence MSLDALQSRLDHRFRDAALLEQALTHRSHGARHNERLEFLGDAVLNFVVASLLFERFSKIDEGDLSRLRANLVKQASLADIAQKLDLSQDLRLGEGELKSGGFRRPSILADTLEALFGAVFLDGGFDAARRVIAKQYQPILATVDPKTLGKDAKTLLQEFLQGRKMALPVYTVIATHGAAHSQQFEVECAIAPLDIKVVAPGASRRAAEQSAAKLALDAALAASPPKAARRAPRARKTAQLSLPVAVAQEIK encoded by the coding sequence ATGTCGCTCGACGCGCTCCAATCCCGCCTGGACCACCGTTTCCGCGATGCAGCGCTGCTGGAGCAGGCGCTGACCCACCGCAGCCATGGTGCCCGGCATAACGAACGACTCGAATTCCTGGGCGACGCCGTCCTGAATTTCGTGGTCGCTTCTTTGCTGTTCGAGCGCTTCAGCAAGATCGACGAGGGCGACCTGTCGCGCCTGCGCGCCAACCTGGTCAAACAGGCGTCGCTGGCGGATATCGCGCAAAAGCTCGATCTGTCGCAGGACCTGCGCCTGGGGGAAGGCGAGCTCAAGAGCGGCGGTTTCCGCCGGCCGTCCATCCTGGCCGATACGCTGGAAGCCCTTTTCGGCGCCGTCTTCCTGGACGGCGGCTTCGACGCCGCGCGTCGCGTGATCGCCAAACAGTACCAACCCATACTGGCCACCGTAGATCCCAAGACGCTGGGCAAGGACGCGAAGACGCTACTGCAGGAATTCCTGCAGGGACGCAAGATGGCGCTGCCCGTCTACACCGTGATCGCCACGCATGGCGCCGCGCACAGCCAGCAGTTCGAAGTTGAATGCGCCATCGCGCCGCTGGACATCAAGGTGGTCGCACCGGGCGCCAGCCGGCGCGCCGCCGAGCAGTCCGCCGCCAAGCTGGCACTGGACGCGGCCTTGGCCGCCAGCCCGCCCAAGGCCGCGCGCCGCGCGCCGCGTGCCCGCAAGACGGCCCAACTGTCACTGCCCGTGGCCGTGGCCCAAGAGATCAAATGA
- a CDS encoding leucyl aminopeptidase — translation MEFSTHSTASLHQVKTAALAVGVFAEGVLTPAADLIDRASNGALRTVVKTEFRARPGTTLVLRSLPGVAAQRVVLVGLGKQEEYSARVHSNAEQAFAAYCVSAQLTEGASTLASIPIEGSTIRARTRLAAVAAGHATYHYDASLGKPDRDARPKLKKIVHCIERSDATQAQAGLREGNAIANGMELARTLGNMPGNLCTPTYLGETAKKLERAYKSVKVQVMDRKQIEALGMGSFLSVARGSQEAPRFIVLRHSAKPAKKPAKEADGPVVLVGKGITFDSGGISIKPAATMDEMKFDMCGAASVLGTFRALAELELPMDVVGLIPSCENMPSGTANKPGDVVTSMSGQTIEILNTDAEGRLILCDALTYAERFKPSAVVDIATLTGACVVALGNVNSGLFSKDDALADALLKAGRESLDTAWRMPLDDAYQEQLKSNFADMANIGGPPAGAVTAACFLSRFAKAYRWAHLDIAGTAWRGGKEKGSTGRPVPMLMQFLLNQL, via the coding sequence ATGGAATTTAGCACACACAGCACCGCATCCCTGCATCAGGTGAAGACCGCCGCGCTGGCGGTGGGTGTATTTGCCGAAGGCGTGCTGACGCCCGCGGCCGATCTGATCGACCGGGCCAGCAACGGCGCGTTGCGCACGGTCGTCAAGACGGAATTCCGTGCGCGCCCCGGCACCACGCTGGTACTGCGGTCCTTGCCCGGCGTGGCGGCCCAGCGTGTCGTCCTGGTCGGACTGGGCAAGCAGGAAGAATACAGCGCCCGCGTGCATTCGAACGCGGAGCAGGCCTTTGCGGCTTATTGCGTCTCGGCCCAGTTGACGGAGGGCGCCTCGACGCTGGCGTCGATCCCCATCGAAGGAAGCACGATACGCGCGCGTACCCGCCTGGCTGCAGTGGCGGCCGGCCACGCCACCTACCATTACGACGCCAGCCTGGGCAAACCGGACCGCGATGCCCGTCCCAAGCTGAAGAAAATCGTCCATTGCATCGAACGGTCGGATGCCACCCAGGCACAGGCCGGGCTGCGCGAAGGCAACGCCATCGCCAACGGCATGGAATTGGCGCGCACGCTGGGGAACATGCCCGGCAACCTCTGCACCCCCACCTACCTCGGCGAAACCGCGAAGAAGCTGGAACGCGCGTACAAGAGCGTGAAGGTCCAGGTCATGGACCGCAAGCAGATCGAGGCGCTCGGCATGGGCTCCTTCCTGTCGGTGGCGCGAGGCTCGCAGGAAGCCCCCCGCTTCATCGTCCTGCGCCACAGCGCGAAGCCGGCGAAAAAACCCGCCAAGGAAGCCGACGGTCCCGTCGTGCTGGTCGGCAAGGGCATCACCTTCGATTCGGGCGGCATCTCCATCAAGCCCGCCGCGACCATGGACGAGATGAAGTTCGATATGTGCGGCGCCGCCAGTGTGCTGGGCACCTTCCGCGCCCTGGCCGAACTGGAATTGCCCATGGACGTCGTCGGCCTGATCCCCAGCTGCGAAAACATGCCTAGCGGAACGGCCAACAAGCCCGGCGACGTGGTGACCAGCATGTCGGGCCAGACCATCGAAATCCTCAACACCGACGCCGAGGGCCGCCTGATCCTGTGCGACGCGCTGACCTACGCCGAACGCTTCAAGCCTTCGGCGGTCGTGGATATCGCCACCCTGACCGGCGCCTGCGTGGTCGCGCTGGGCAATGTCAACAGCGGCTTGTTCTCCAAGGACGATGCCCTGGCCGACGCCTTGCTGAAAGCGGGACGCGAGTCGCTGGACACCGCCTGGCGCATGCCGCTGGACGACGCCTATCAGGAACAATTGAAGTCCAACTTCGCCGATATGGCCAATATCGGCGGACCGCCGGCCGGCGCCGTGACGGCGGCCTGCTTCCTGTCGCGCTTTGCCAAGGCCTACCGGTGGGCGCACCTGGATATCGCCGGCACGGCATGGCGCGGCGGCAAGGAGAAGGGTTCGACCGGGCGGCCGGTGCCGATGCTGATGCAGTTCCTGCTGAATCAGCTCTGA
- the lepB gene encoding signal peptidase I, with translation MSWNFALILFVLLVITGIIWLLDVAILRKARRRKGEAAAERFDAATIGDAQEAERLRREAVDVATRPPWWVEYAVSFFPVILFVFLLRSFVVEPFRIPSGSMLPTLESGDLILVNKFSRGIRLPILDKKIVNTGALERGDVIVFRYPVDPDVDYIKRVVGLPGDEVAYLDKKLYVNGKEVPRTRDGNYFEPDRVAYVARYKEQLGDVTHDILMDEDKYQEYGPIWQYPHLQNCQYSRNGVRCKVPEGEYFAMGDNRDNSADSRYWGFVPDGNIVGKAFFIWMNFSDLSRIGRFN, from the coding sequence ATGAGTTGGAACTTTGCGCTGATTCTGTTCGTCCTGCTGGTCATCACGGGCATCATCTGGCTGCTGGACGTCGCCATACTGCGCAAGGCGCGGCGGCGCAAAGGGGAAGCCGCCGCGGAACGCTTCGACGCCGCCACGATAGGTGATGCACAGGAAGCCGAACGCCTGCGCCGCGAGGCGGTGGACGTCGCGACGCGTCCGCCCTGGTGGGTCGAGTATGCCGTCAGCTTTTTTCCGGTCATCCTCTTCGTATTCCTGCTGCGATCCTTCGTGGTGGAGCCTTTCCGCATTCCCTCCGGTTCCATGCTGCCCACGCTGGAATCGGGCGACCTGATCCTGGTGAACAAGTTCAGCCGTGGGATCCGGCTGCCCATCCTGGACAAGAAGATCGTGAATACCGGTGCGCTGGAACGCGGCGATGTCATCGTCTTCCGCTACCCCGTGGATCCGGACGTGGACTACATCAAGCGCGTCGTGGGCCTGCCGGGGGACGAGGTCGCCTACCTCGACAAGAAACTTTATGTAAACGGCAAGGAAGTGCCGCGTACGCGGGACGGCAATTATTTCGAGCCGGACCGGGTGGCCTACGTGGCGCGCTATAAGGAACAGTTGGGCGACGTTACCCACGATATCCTGATGGATGAGGATAAATACCAGGAGTACGGCCCCATTTGGCAATATCCGCACCTCCAGAACTGCCAATACAGCCGCAACGGGGTCCGTTGCAAGGTCCCGGAAGGGGAATATTTCGCCATGGGCGATAACCGCGACAACAGCGCGGACAGCCGCTATTGGGGATTCGTTCCGGACGGTAATATCGTGGGCAAGGCCTTCTTCATTTGGATGAATTTCTCCGATCTAAGCCGGATCGGTCGATTCAATTGA
- the recO gene encoding DNA repair protein RecO, giving the protein MSKRGTRVQDNPAYMLHATPWRETSLIVQAFSRDHGCLAMVAKGAKRPYSVLRPVLSAFQPLALSWSGAGEVKTLTRAEVAGIRPLGGTALMSAWYMNELLLRLLPREDAHPVLYDAYDTALTQLAGRTRAAGALRRFEWTLLRETGYGVDEPVPDFDDPVIEPRLRHELRQRLAENLAGRPLATRRVLMDLQRL; this is encoded by the coding sequence ATGAGTAAACGCGGAACCCGCGTCCAGGACAATCCCGCCTATATGCTGCACGCGACGCCCTGGCGGGAAACGTCGCTGATCGTGCAGGCTTTTTCCCGCGACCACGGCTGCCTGGCCATGGTGGCCAAGGGCGCCAAGCGACCTTATTCGGTGCTGAGGCCGGTATTGTCGGCCTTCCAGCCGCTGGCCCTGTCCTGGAGCGGTGCGGGCGAGGTCAAGACCCTTACCCGGGCGGAGGTCGCCGGTATCCGGCCGTTGGGCGGTACGGCGCTGATGTCCGCGTGGTACATGAACGAATTGCTGCTGCGCCTGCTGCCGCGCGAGGACGCGCATCCGGTGCTCTATGACGCCTACGACACGGCCCTGACGCAGCTGGCGGGCCGCACGCGGGCCGCCGGCGCGCTGCGGCGGTTCGAATGGACCCTGCTGCGGGAAACCGGCTATGGCGTCGATGAGCCGGTGCCCGATTTCGACGACCCCGTCATCGAGCCACGTTTGCGCCACGAACTGCGCCAACGGCTGGCCGAGAATCTCGCCGGGCGGCCGCTGGCGACCCGGCGCGTACTGATGGACCTGCAGCGGCTCTAG